Proteins from a genomic interval of Pirellulales bacterium:
- a CDS encoding EAL domain-containing protein — protein sequence MQTQVMEKRVVGVPWLERYREGMDPLQHPLHSFPYSIGRVESADLQIDDSRVSREHAVILREGKTYRVRDLHSTNGTLLNGQRVQDAELNDGDILVIADVEFTFYTERSGRSYSMATEVMKGDPAAAEEGQARALVRAVRSLQQSLTQRAVDVQFRPIVDLSTQRVFGYAAQRSASEESAGTYEQLVLGAAQRIAGQLYQMTRLEALAEAGRHGLGENLFLAVEAVEIGSDALLDSLAGLARSGSGSQRLIVMIPEAVVCDIPYFQTLRLGLRDLGIRTAYHGFAGTRAQVTEKQAIAPDFLMLAPTLTTGIHRQAERQRQVQAVIRACHDLGCHAIATGVQAEDELRVCRELGCLYGEGTVFGQPARARTCVNRSEDSLNDTSLHR from the coding sequence ATGCAAACGCAAGTAATGGAAAAACGGGTCGTAGGCGTACCCTGGCTCGAGCGCTACCGCGAGGGCATGGATCCCTTACAGCATCCGCTGCATTCGTTTCCGTACTCGATTGGCCGCGTCGAGTCGGCCGACCTGCAAATCGATGACAGCCGTGTTTCGCGCGAGCACGCTGTGATCTTGCGAGAAGGAAAGACCTATCGCGTGCGCGACCTGCACAGTACCAATGGCACGCTTTTGAACGGCCAGCGCGTGCAGGACGCCGAACTGAACGATGGCGACATCCTGGTGATCGCCGATGTCGAGTTCACGTTCTACACCGAACGTTCGGGCCGTTCTTATTCGATGGCCACCGAAGTCATGAAAGGCGACCCCGCGGCTGCCGAAGAGGGGCAGGCTCGCGCCTTGGTCCGCGCTGTCCGTTCGCTGCAACAATCTTTGACGCAGCGAGCGGTGGACGTGCAATTCCGGCCGATCGTCGATCTATCGACCCAGCGTGTCTTCGGATACGCGGCACAACGCTCGGCCAGCGAAGAATCGGCAGGCACCTACGAGCAATTGGTATTGGGCGCGGCCCAACGGATCGCCGGACAGCTTTATCAAATGACACGGCTCGAGGCCCTGGCCGAAGCTGGACGTCATGGATTGGGCGAGAATCTGTTTTTGGCGGTCGAAGCCGTCGAGATCGGCAGTGACGCCCTGTTGGACTCGCTGGCGGGACTGGCGCGATCGGGTTCGGGCAGTCAACGATTGATCGTCATGATTCCGGAAGCCGTGGTGTGCGACATTCCCTACTTCCAGACGTTGCGTCTGGGGCTGCGTGATCTGGGAATCCGCACCGCCTATCACGGCTTTGCCGGCACACGCGCGCAGGTGACCGAGAAGCAGGCCATTGCGCCCGACTTCCTCATGCTGGCGCCCACGCTGACGACCGGCATTCATCGGCAGGCCGAACGTCAACGGCAAGTGCAGGCCGTGATTCGCGCCTGTCACGATTTGGGATGCCACGCGATCGCCACGGGCGTGCAGGCCGAAGACGAGCTGCGCGTTTGCCGCGAGCTCGGCTGCCTGTACGGCGAAGGGACCGTGTTTGGCCAGCCGGCGCGAGCCCGCACATGCGTCAATCGGTCCGAAGATTCTCTCAACGATACGTCCTTGCACAGGTGA
- a CDS encoding tubulin-like doman-containing protein, whose protein sequence is MIERIGAGGYGEVWKATAPGGLCKAIKFVYGFLDDERATRELKALSRVKLVRHPFLLSLERIEVVDGQLVIITELADQSLKDRHEQCKAAGMVGVPRDELLGYLRDAADALDYMREKYSLQHLDVKPENLLLLGNHVKVADFGLVKDINDTRASMMGGLTPIYASPEVFDDRPSQCSDQYSLAIVYQELLTDTLPFPGKTTAQLAAQHLQSRARLTALPPQDKAIIDRALSKAPEARFPDCRAMVDALIAAGRSKTTSRNTTTSGDTTPLAAHDTHPVRPAMAPQPQAQGTPEGRTQTLDECRVEISTRASASTATTAPRVRLAPTIRDLEPLEVPAEAFLRPTLFVGIGGTATVVLGQLRRRLQDRFGRLDKMPAVRLMAIDTDTESLAQNTQQGDESALAANESLALPLRRSEEYRGGSVKLLEWMSRRWLYNIPRSLQTEGLRPLGRLAFVDHGKELATKLRTALAAISDPQALAATAEFVGTPLHDAGPRVVLVASISGGTGSGMALDAAYLLDKLTKERGLPAEAQNVVLLHSTGRNPGAHDLAVANAHATLTELAHYFDRGYPGEPACDLAPLEPEQARLPGMYLVHLGGELGESELPAAAGSVADYLYLTCATPAAAWFDAARQQTASAAEGAAAPHDAALRTFGVYHLGCSRDLIAAAADETCVALIERWCGERQGRRPESANLQNGNGDGAPSGAWSNAEIDRQVRGRIAMMALSTDDILLGLQQVAERTFGADVEGYLRDAVAKALAASPKEPTADEDQTERHPLLVAIDQLVAPAIDAETVGDAPSLATAIEAHVKESVRLQGGSVRAWAAELVDQPGARLKGATRAVDGVVRQVRELRDNAQKMRSQTGEQLRGVATALVRSRLKTRGWSGLGGANQAASELQTRLVQYADLKFLDTVLTAVTKFAQLLSWELSSIGEQLTEAQRELAQTAAAFATADNHARRNSAHGNDAASAIATGVREMLHAQVSALATKLDVYFQQEFTRRHGGLAAGLAQGAEFHKELATAMHVQARAAVLDVVRAAGIGQKMLAKDSGDDRHDLMRACLADATPGLMACGGDRRLLMVTSEQSDAGPLAQAVTEVTSRAPSLVVDPAGEPVLCYEVAGMPLTNAAASLVENQPHCAQLAARLHTRCDIDWLPLTYDA, encoded by the coding sequence GTGATCGAACGCATTGGCGCCGGCGGCTACGGCGAAGTGTGGAAGGCTACCGCTCCGGGCGGCCTGTGCAAAGCGATCAAATTCGTCTACGGCTTTCTGGACGACGAACGGGCCACACGCGAGCTAAAGGCCCTGTCGCGCGTGAAGCTCGTGCGGCACCCGTTCTTGCTGTCGCTGGAACGCATCGAAGTGGTCGACGGCCAATTGGTGATCATCACCGAATTGGCCGATCAAAGCCTGAAGGACCGTCACGAGCAGTGCAAGGCGGCCGGCATGGTAGGCGTGCCGCGCGACGAGCTCCTTGGATACCTGCGCGATGCGGCCGATGCGCTGGATTACATGCGGGAGAAGTATTCGCTACAGCATCTCGACGTAAAGCCAGAGAACCTGTTGCTTCTCGGCAATCACGTCAAAGTGGCCGATTTCGGACTGGTCAAAGATATCAACGATACGCGGGCCTCGATGATGGGAGGCCTGACCCCGATTTATGCGTCGCCCGAGGTATTCGACGATCGTCCCAGCCAGTGCAGCGACCAGTACAGCCTGGCGATCGTTTATCAAGAGCTGCTGACCGATACACTGCCGTTTCCGGGCAAGACAACCGCGCAGTTGGCGGCGCAGCATCTACAGAGCCGGGCCCGCCTGACGGCGCTGCCGCCGCAGGACAAGGCGATCATCGACCGCGCGTTGTCGAAGGCGCCCGAAGCACGCTTCCCCGATTGCCGCGCGATGGTCGACGCGTTGATCGCCGCGGGCCGCTCGAAAACGACGTCCCGCAATACCACGACAAGCGGCGACACCACACCGCTGGCCGCGCACGATACGCATCCAGTAAGGCCTGCCATGGCACCGCAGCCGCAAGCGCAAGGGACGCCAGAAGGGCGCACCCAGACGCTCGACGAGTGCCGCGTGGAAATATCGACACGGGCCAGCGCGTCGACGGCGACCACGGCGCCGCGGGTGCGACTGGCACCCACGATTCGCGACCTCGAGCCCCTGGAAGTGCCTGCGGAAGCATTCCTGAGGCCGACGTTATTCGTAGGAATCGGCGGAACGGCTACGGTGGTGCTGGGGCAATTGCGTCGTCGATTGCAGGATCGCTTTGGCCGACTCGACAAAATGCCGGCCGTGCGGTTGATGGCCATTGATACCGACACCGAGAGTCTGGCGCAGAACACCCAACAAGGGGACGAATCGGCCCTGGCCGCCAACGAGTCGCTGGCGCTGCCGTTGCGCCGCTCGGAAGAATATCGCGGCGGCTCGGTAAAGCTGCTGGAATGGATGAGCCGCCGCTGGCTCTACAACATTCCCCGTTCGCTGCAAACCGAAGGGCTACGGCCGCTCGGGCGGCTGGCCTTTGTGGATCATGGCAAGGAATTGGCCACGAAACTGCGCACGGCGCTGGCTGCGATTTCGGATCCGCAGGCCCTGGCCGCGACCGCCGAGTTCGTGGGGACGCCGTTGCACGATGCCGGACCACGCGTCGTGCTGGTAGCGTCGATCTCGGGCGGAACCGGAAGCGGCATGGCACTGGATGCTGCTTACCTGCTGGACAAGTTGACGAAGGAACGTGGGCTGCCCGCCGAGGCGCAGAATGTCGTGTTGCTGCATTCGACCGGGCGCAATCCAGGGGCGCACGATTTGGCCGTGGCCAACGCCCATGCCACGCTGACGGAGCTGGCGCACTATTTCGACCGCGGCTACCCTGGGGAGCCGGCCTGCGACCTGGCGCCACTCGAACCGGAGCAAGCGCGACTGCCCGGCATGTATCTCGTGCATCTAGGGGGCGAATTGGGCGAAAGCGAATTGCCGGCTGCCGCCGGATCGGTGGCGGACTATCTGTACCTGACCTGTGCCACGCCGGCCGCGGCCTGGTTCGATGCGGCGCGGCAGCAAACCGCCTCGGCCGCGGAAGGCGCAGCGGCACCGCACGACGCGGCACTGCGCACGTTTGGCGTTTATCACTTGGGCTGCTCGCGCGACTTGATCGCCGCGGCGGCTGACGAAACGTGCGTAGCACTTATCGAGCGCTGGTGTGGAGAACGGCAAGGGCGGCGTCCCGAGTCGGCAAATCTGCAAAACGGTAACGGCGATGGCGCACCCTCCGGAGCCTGGTCGAATGCCGAAATCGATCGCCAGGTGCGCGGGCGGATCGCCATGATGGCGCTTTCGACCGACGACATCCTGCTCGGTTTGCAACAAGTTGCCGAACGCACGTTCGGCGCGGACGTTGAAGGGTACCTGCGCGACGCCGTTGCCAAAGCGTTAGCGGCCAGCCCCAAGGAGCCCACGGCTGACGAGGATCAAACCGAGCGGCACCCGCTGCTGGTAGCGATCGACCAGCTGGTTGCGCCGGCAATCGATGCCGAGACCGTAGGCGATGCGCCGTCATTGGCAACGGCCATCGAAGCCCACGTCAAGGAAAGCGTGCGGCTCCAAGGTGGCAGCGTGCGGGCTTGGGCCGCTGAACTGGTCGACCAGCCTGGCGCACGTCTCAAGGGTGCCACGCGTGCCGTGGATGGCGTGGTGCGGCAAGTGCGCGAATTGCGAGACAATGCCCAAAAAATGCGCTCGCAAACCGGCGAGCAGCTGCGCGGCGTGGCAACAGCGTTGGTCCGGTCACGGCTTAAAACGCGCGGCTGGTCAGGTTTGGGCGGAGCCAATCAGGCGGCCAGCGAGTTGCAAACGCGACTGGTGCAGTATGCCGATTTGAAGTTCCTCGATACGGTGCTTACGGCGGTTACGAAGTTTGCGCAGCTCTTGAGCTGGGAGCTGTCGAGTATCGGCGAGCAACTGACCGAGGCACAGCGCGAACTTGCCCAAACGGCTGCGGCGTTTGCAACTGCCGATAACCACGCGCGTCGGAATTCGGCGCACGGGAACGATGCCGCAAGCGCGATCGCCACGGGCGTGCGTGAAATGCTGCACGCGCAAGTTTCGGCCCTGGCGACGAAATTGGATGTGTATTTTCAACAGGAATTCACGCGGCGGCATGGAGGTCTGGCGGCGGGGCTGGCGCAGGGCGCGGAGTTTCACAAAGAGCTGGCGACGGCGATGCACGTGCAGGCGCGGGCCGCGGTGCTGGACGTCGTTCGCGCGGCTGGCATCGGCCAGAAGATGCTGGCAAAGGATTCCGGCGACGATCGTCATGATCTGATGCGAGCCTGCCTGGCTGACGCCACGCCGGGCCTGATGGCTTGTGGCGGCGATCGGCGGCTGCTGATGGTCACCTCGGAACAATCGGACGCGGGGCCGCTGGCGCAGGCCGTTACCGAAGTCACCAGTCGGGCTCCTTCGCTGGTGGTCGATCCAGCGGGTGAACCGGTGCTGTGTTACGAAGTGGCAGGAATGCCGCTAACAAACGCCGCGGCGTCGCTCGTCGAGAATCAACCGCATTGCGCACAGTTGGCGGCACGACTGCACACGCGTTGCGACATCGACTGGCTGCCGCTGACGTACGACGCGTGA